The following are encoded together in the Methylomonas methanica MC09 genome:
- the gspD gene encoding type II secretion system secretin GspD: MTDKTRIAPRILVLALSMTACEYIGPQLHEKMPLPQAAPIRDEQFAVPESDDGSSKTAKVEIFPNTESTFNAGRSGSSAPKGSGKGEYSLNFDDADLGEVAKVILSDILGKNYTLSPQVTGKVTLQTTQPLTKDDLIPTLEMLLSVNNAALVVESGMYLIKPSNEAMYSSSFKTLGSSNLPSGYQTRVIPVHNVAASEIADILKPLLPEKSQLYADPNRNILLVSGSAGELSRILDVVRTFDIDVLRGRSFALFTPAHVDAGKIIEELQQIFNRTSGEGRTDENSFFRFIEIERMNAVLAITHNAKYLQDIESWVFRLDRTNPEASGGVNVYRAQHVSAVDLANTLSNIFGTGTGRGSRSASIASGRRSMSASNSSSGGSSNNSSSSSSSSSSSGTSAAGATGSSGSDRTLSDRKQGGSSGSNSITSNSFGTGGVNNNSEMAKVRIIPDEGNNALIIVANSEEYAKIQRILKELDVLPLQVLIDATIVEVTLNNDLKYGIQWYFSHNNGGINHINGGSAQGIDLISLTNEAAKTFSTGGFSYAFSSGSKDIQAVLNASATKNNINVISSPSLMVLNNQEATIKVGDSVPIRSSVTSNTSNTTTTGIVQTSSIQMVDTGVNLSVRPRVNAGGLVIMDILQSVNQAVTTTTSQTIDSPTIQKREIESSVAVQSGETIVLGGLIKENNDYKRDGVPLLHEIPIIGPLFGGTTRNKDKSELVVLITPRVVNSRQDASLITDEFRRKLSSIYEIPAPVIEVDTAVQ, encoded by the coding sequence ATGACAGATAAAACCCGCATAGCGCCGCGAATTTTGGTGCTGGCCTTGTCGATGACGGCCTGTGAATATATCGGCCCGCAGCTGCATGAAAAAATGCCGCTCCCGCAAGCGGCACCGATTCGGGACGAACAATTCGCCGTGCCGGAAAGCGATGACGGCAGTTCGAAAACCGCCAAGGTCGAAATTTTCCCTAATACCGAGTCCACCTTCAATGCCGGCAGAAGCGGTTCCTCAGCGCCGAAGGGCTCGGGTAAGGGCGAATACAGTTTGAATTTCGACGATGCCGATTTGGGCGAAGTGGCCAAAGTGATACTGAGCGATATTCTGGGTAAAAACTACACCCTAAGCCCGCAAGTCACCGGCAAAGTCACCCTGCAAACCACTCAGCCTTTGACTAAAGACGATTTGATCCCCACTTTGGAAATGCTGTTAAGCGTCAATAATGCCGCCTTGGTGGTCGAGTCCGGTATGTATTTGATCAAGCCTTCCAATGAGGCCATGTACAGCAGTTCTTTCAAGACCCTGGGTTCGTCCAATTTGCCATCCGGTTATCAGACCCGCGTGATTCCGGTACACAACGTGGCCGCGAGCGAAATCGCCGACATATTGAAACCGCTTCTACCGGAAAAATCGCAGTTATACGCCGACCCGAACCGCAACATCTTACTGGTGTCCGGTTCTGCGGGGGAATTGAGCCGAATTCTGGATGTGGTGCGGACCTTTGACATCGATGTGCTGCGGGGGCGTTCGTTTGCGTTGTTTACTCCCGCCCACGTCGATGCCGGCAAGATTATCGAAGAGCTGCAGCAAATTTTTAACCGTACATCCGGCGAAGGTAGAACCGACGAAAACAGTTTTTTCAGGTTTATCGAAATCGAGCGCATGAACGCGGTGTTGGCTATTACCCACAACGCCAAATATTTGCAGGATATCGAAAGCTGGGTATTTCGGCTGGATAGGACCAACCCGGAGGCCAGCGGCGGCGTGAACGTCTATCGGGCCCAGCATGTTAGCGCGGTGGACTTGGCCAATACCTTAAGCAATATTTTCGGCACCGGTACCGGGCGTGGCAGTCGTTCCGCGTCGATCGCATCGGGACGCAGGTCCATGTCGGCCAGTAACAGTTCGAGCGGCGGTAGCAGCAATAACAGTTCCTCCTCATCGTCATCGTCTTCATCGTCCGGGACGAGTGCAGCTGGGGCAACGGGCAGCAGCGGATCGGATAGAACGCTAAGCGATAGAAAGCAGGGCGGCAGTAGTGGTTCCAACAGTATAACCAGCAATAGCTTCGGCACCGGCGGTGTCAACAATAACTCCGAAATGGCAAAAGTCCGAATAATTCCCGATGAAGGTAACAATGCCTTGATCATCGTGGCTAATTCGGAGGAGTACGCCAAAATTCAGCGGATTCTGAAAGAGCTGGATGTGTTGCCGTTGCAGGTGTTGATCGATGCGACCATTGTTGAGGTTACTTTAAACAACGACTTGAAATACGGTATTCAATGGTACTTTAGTCATAATAACGGTGGGATTAATCATATAAATGGCGGGTCGGCCCAGGGTATAGACTTAATTAGTTTGACCAATGAGGCAGCAAAAACCTTTAGTACCGGTGGTTTTTCCTATGCGTTTTCCAGCGGCTCCAAGGATATTCAGGCTGTGTTAAATGCCAGCGCCACAAAAAATAATATCAATGTCATTTCATCGCCGTCGTTAATGGTGCTCAATAATCAGGAAGCCACTATAAAAGTGGGTGATTCCGTGCCGATTCGTTCTTCGGTCACCAGTAACACCAGCAACACCACGACAACCGGTATCGTGCAAACCAGCTCGATTCAGATGGTGGATACCGGCGTTAATTTATCGGTCAGGCCAAGAGTCAACGCTGGGGGCTTGGTGATAATGGATATTTTGCAAAGCGTCAATCAAGCGGTAACCACCACTACGAGCCAAACTATCGACTCTCCGACCATACAAAAAAGGGAAATCGAAAGTAGCGTTGCCGTGCAAAGCGGCGAAACCATCGTACTGGGCGGCTTGATTAAGGAAAATAACGACTATAAGCGCGATGGCGTGCCGCTGTTACACGAGATACCGATAATCGGCCCATTGTTCGGCGGTACCACGCGCAACAAAGATAAGAGCGAACTGGTGGTGTTGATCACACCTCGCGTCGTCAATAGCCGACAAGATGCGTCGCTGATTACAGACGAATTCCGCCGTAAGCTGTCATCGATTTATGAAATTCCGGCGCCGGTGATAGAAGTCGA